Below is a genomic region from Citrobacter europaeus.
ACGCGACGATCTGGAAAGGCGTCTGCTGCGCCATGTTTCTCCTGCCTTTAGCGAAGATCCGCTGCGCGTGCTGCGCGTGGCGCGCTTTGCTGCCCGCTATGCGCACCTCGGCTTTCGTATCGCTGACGAAACCATGACGCTGATGCGCGACATGAACGACGCTGGCGAACTGGAACACCTGACGCCAGAGCGGGTGTGGAAAGAAACAGAAGGCGCATTAACCACCCGCAACCCACAGGTATTTTTTCAGGTCCTGCGCGACTGCGGCGCACTGCGCGTTCTGTTTCCGGAAGTGGATGCTCTGTTCGGCGTTCCCGCGCCCGCTCAGTGGCACCCGGAAATCGATACCGGTATTCACACGTTGATGACGCTGTCGATGGCAGCCATGTTAAGTCCGGAGGTCGACGTGCGTTTCGCCACGCTGTGCCACGATCTTGGCAAGGCGTTGACGCCAAAAGCGCTGTGGCCGCGCCACCACGGCCACGGTCCGGCTGGCGTTAAGCTGGTCGAGCAACTGTGTCTGCGCCTGCGCGTGCCGAATGACATCCGTGATTTAGCCAAACTGGTGGCCGAGTTTCACGACCTCATTCATACCTTCCCGATCCTGCAGCCAAAAACCATCGTTAAGCTGTTTGATTCCATCGATGCCTGGCGTAAACCGCAGCGCGTGGAGCAAATCGCCCTGACCAGCGAGGCCGACGTACGCGGGCGAACCGGTTTTGAAGCGGCGGATTACCCGCAAGGCAGACTGTTGCGCGAAGCCTGGCGGGTTGCGCAGGCGGTGCCAACGAAAGACGTCGTTGAGGCGGGATTCAAAGGTCAGGCTATTCGCGAGGAGCTGACCCGGCGTCGCATCGCGGCAGTGGCATGTTGGAAGGAGCAGCGTTGCCCTAAACCCACCACCTAAACGGATATAACCCGTAGGCCGGATAAGGCGGAACGCCGCCATCCGGCACAACGGTAAGTCATCAGAAGAACACGACGTAAACGGCAGCCGCTACAACAAAGCGATAAATCGCAAACGGAATGAACGAGATACGCTTAATCAGCTGCAGGAAGGTTTTGATCGCTACCAGCGCCACGATAAACGCCGTCACGAAACCGACGGCAAACATCGGGATATCTGATGCGCTGAGAAACGACCAGCTCTTGTAGAGATCCA
It encodes:
- a CDS encoding multifunctional CCA addition/repair protein; translated protein: MKIYLVGGAVRDALLGLPIKDKDWVVVGATPQEMLDAGYQQVGRDFPVFLHPQTREEYALARTERKSGSGYTGFTCYTAPDVTLEADLQRRDLTINAIARGDDGEIIDPYNGRDDLERRLLRHVSPAFSEDPLRVLRVARFAARYAHLGFRIADETMTLMRDMNDAGELEHLTPERVWKETEGALTTRNPQVFFQVLRDCGALRVLFPEVDALFGVPAPAQWHPEIDTGIHTLMTLSMAAMLSPEVDVRFATLCHDLGKALTPKALWPRHHGHGPAGVKLVEQLCLRLRVPNDIRDLAKLVAEFHDLIHTFPILQPKTIVKLFDSIDAWRKPQRVEQIALTSEADVRGRTGFEAADYPQGRLLREAWRVAQAVPTKDVVEAGFKGQAIREELTRRRIAAVACWKEQRCPKPTT